The window CGGGAGGAGGTCGCCACGCCGGGTGCCAGGACCATCGCCGAGGTCGCCGCCTTCCTCGCGATCGATCCGCGGCTGACGCTCAAGTCGCTCCTCTACGTGGCGCCGCGGTCCGGGCCCGTGCTCGTGCTCGTGCGCGGCGACCACAGCCTGCACGAGCGCAAGCTGCTGCGCGCGGTCGGCGAGGAGTGCCGTCCGGCGCATCCGGACGAGGTCCGCCAGCACCTCGGCGCGCCCCCCGGCTCGGTGGGGCCGCTGGGCGTCCGGGTGCCCGTCATCGCCGACGAGGCGCTGCGCCAGGGGACCTACGTCGTCGGCGCCAACCGTGAAGGCTTCCACGTGCGCGGGGTGACCCCGGGCCGCGACTTCGAGTGCCGCTTCGCCGACCTGCACACAGCGCTCGCCGGCGAGGCCTGCCCGCAGTGCGGCGCCCCGCTCGGGGTGGAGCGCGTCATCGAGGTCGGGAACATCTTCAAGCTCGGCACCAAGTTCTCCGAGGCGCTCGGCGCCAAGTACCTCGACGAGGCCGGGCGCGAGCAGCCGATCGTGATGGGCAGCTACGGCATCGGCCCCGCGCGCATCGCCGCGGCGGCGATCGAGCAGCTCGCCGACGCGGACGGGATCGTCTGGCCGTGGTCCATCGCCCCGTTCCACGTCTACATCGTCCCCGTGTCGGTGAAGGACGCCGCCCAGGTCACGGCGGCCGAGGAGATCTACGAGGAGTGCGGGCGGCAGGGGCTCGAGGTCATTCTCGACGACCGCGACGAGCGCCCGGGCGTCAAGTTCAAGGACGCCGACCTCCTCGGGATCCCCGTCCGCGTCACCGTCGGCAACTCCTTCGTGAAAGAGGGCGTCGTCGAGGTCCGGAGCCGCCGCACGCGCC is drawn from Candidatus Methylomirabilota bacterium and contains these coding sequences:
- the proS gene encoding proline--tRNA ligase, yielding EEVIAWLAAREIRSYRDLPQIWYQIQTKERDEARPRSGVLRTREFVMKDSYTLDPDAAALDRSYAAHEAAYRRIFERCGLRFHVVQSDTGMMGGHGAHEFMAPSAAGEDEIAMCAACGYAANVELARSVPTAPAFPAWRREEVATPGARTIAEVAAFLAIDPRLTLKSLLYVAPRSGPVLVLVRGDHSLHERKLLRAVGEECRPAHPDEVRQHLGAPPGSVGPLGVRVPVIADEALRQGTYVVGANREGFHVRGVTPGRDFECRFADLHTALAGEACPQCGAPLGVERVIEVGNIFKLGTKFSEALGAKYLDEAGREQPIVMGSYGIGPARIAAAAIEQLADADGIVWPWSIAPFHVYIVPVSVKDAAQVTAAEEIYEECGRQGLEVILDDRDERPGVKFKDADLLGIPVRVTVGNSFVKEGVVEVRSRRTRRERRVGKGEVVAAVRAFQKEESPT